One part of the Torulaspora delbrueckii CBS 1146 chromosome 8, complete genome genome encodes these proteins:
- the RPR2 gene encoding ribonuclease P protein subunit RPR2 (similar to Saccharomyces cerevisiae RPR2 (YIR015W); ancestral locus Anc_7.118), which translates to MGKSVAGGDHFQRMNYLYELATWQTLVLGKHDPGQAMARANVACMDRVGKKTRSRILPQLKRTCCKKCHRVLVPLRTVESSLKEGVLQWNCRCGESKKFPIGSDRSFKTYGERGNLD; encoded by the coding sequence ATGGGTAAATCGGTCGCTGGTGGGGATCATTTCCAGCGGATGAACTATCTGTACGAGCTGGCTACGTGGCAGACATTAGTATTAGGTAAACATGACCCTGGTCAAGCTATGGCTCGTGCAAATGTAGCGTGTATGGATCGGGTTGGTAAGAAGACTAGAAGTAGAATTTTACctcaattgaagagaaccTGCTGCAAGAAATGCCATCGGGTACTAGTACCGCTTCGAACGGTGGagagttctttgaaagagggTGTTTTACAATGGAATTGTCGATGTGGGGAGAGTAAAAAGTTCCCAATTGGTTCAGATCGATCTTTCAAAACGTACGGTGAACGGGGCAATTTAGATTAG
- the MDM38 gene encoding ribosome-binding protein MDM38 (similar to Saccharomyces cerevisiae MDM38 (YOL027C); ancestral locus Anc_7.116), translating into MLGIRGYSAVVRRGAVRVPLRVPAVGLRRYATENPEAGKPVKAVKEPLMQRIRHEVKHYVNGTKLLGYELKISTKLLVRFVQGYELSRRETNQLKRTMGDIFRLVPFSAFLIIPFAELLLPVALKIFPNLLPSTYESGTDKQKKRNKLIEIRKKTSDFLHETLEESSLLSYSSIDNSEKKKRFYQFFKKLYSPKDGKTNLFTHDEILSVAQMFKNDTVLDNLSRPQLVAMAKFISVTPFGNDNMLRYQIRHKLKQIMEDDKVIDYEGVDVLSKEELYHACVSRGVKAYGVTKEELIEYLKVWLDLRLRHKVPSVLLVLSSTFTFGGLEKKQEMKAISPQAEEKDVKSRYDELLDLYYDGILRVLSSIPDPVYNVAKLDVSESKSAPEEAETKKETTQQPPKTTPVVATQAASPELTDSSAKIQETETKEQEEEAVPKTDENEFKLNVLKEQEELIKKEKEEAKNRTSAPVQDDITLDEDETAKPPIPADQAQPTAVTKKD; encoded by the coding sequence ATGTTGGGTATCCGGGGTTATAGTGCTGTGGTGAGACGTGGTGCGGTGAGAGTGCCGTTGAGGGTTCCGGCTGTGGGTTTGAGACGTTATGCTACCGAGAATCCTGAGGCAGGTAAACCGGTGAAAGCGGTGAAAGAGCCTTTGATGCAACGTATTCGTCATGAAGTTAAACATTATGTGAATGGTACCAAGCTGCTCGGTTATGAGCTCAAGATCTCAACGAAACTGTTGGTGAGATTTGTGCAGGGTTATGAGTTATCGAGACGTGAGACTaaccaattgaagagaaccATGGGTGATATCTTTCGTTTGGTGCCGTTCAGTGCATTTTTGATTATCCCGTTTGCTGAATTGTTGCTTCCTGTTGCcttgaagatctttccTAATTTGCTTCCTTCGACCTATGAGTCTGGTACAGACAAGCAGAAGAAACGGAATAAACTGATTGAAATTAGAAAGAAAACTTCGGATTTCTTGCATGAAACATTAGAAGAGTCTTCGCTATTGAGTTATAGTTCGATTGATAATTCggaaaagaaaaagaggttttaccaattcttcaagaaactataCTCGCCTAAGGATGGTAAGACTAATTTGTTTACACAcgatgaaattttgtcCGTAGCGCAAATGTTCAAGAATGATACCGTGTTGGATAACTTGTCTAGACCACAGTTGGTCGCTATGGCTAAATTCATCTCTGTTACACCTTTTGGGAATGACAATATGTTGCGTTACCAGATCCGTCACAAGTTGAAGCAGATTATGGAAGACGACAAAGTGATCGACTACGAAGGTGTCGACGTCTTGtcaaaggaagaattaTATCATGCGTGTGTCTCTCGTGGTGTCAAAGCTTACGGTGttaccaaagaagagctgaTCGAATATTTGAAAGTTTGGTTAGACTTGAGACTGAGACACAAGGTTCCATCTGTTCTCTTAGTTTTGAGTTCCACGTTTACTTTTGGTGGtcttgaaaagaagcaagagaTGAAGGCCATCAGTCCACAGGCCGAGGAAAAAGACGTCAAAAGCCGTTACGATGAATTGCTCGACCTGTATTATGATGGTATTTTGAGAGTCTTGAGCTCTATACCGGATCCTGTTTACAATGTGGCCAAATTGGATGTTTCCGAGTCCAAATCAGCACCTGAAGAGGCTGAAACGAAAAAAGAGACAACGCAACAACCACCAAAAACCACACCAGTCGTGGCTACTCAGGCCGCTAGTCCTGAATTGACCGATTCAAGTGCAAAGATCCAAGAGACAGAGAccaaggaacaagaagaagaagctgtgCCAAAGACTGACGAAAACGAATTCAAACTGAACGTATTGaaggagcaagaagaactgATCAAGAAGGAAAAAGAGGAGGCCAAGAACAGAACTTCGGCACCTGTCCAGGATGATATCACTttggatgaggatgagaCGGCTAAACCACCAATCCCTGCAGACCAAGCTCAGCCAACTGCTGTCACCAAGAAGGACTAA
- the VLD1 gene encoding Vld1p (similar to Saccharomyces cerevisiae YIR014W; ancestral locus Anc_7.117), which translates to MSRAEQLTMACYACVYLRYMRDGSLLLALVAWACVSLAEFLGGLLVVHLRRTVESGEEEGGLEPQVVKAVVRKGLLYFRWLLLGQTVYLVASHWRYKPSGHHHSVVMPLIGDLDGPERSSWGLWLLDAAITVLQLALLHRQLQPQVRSHKLTVTQLQTQRYGILAPLRFDSWDNSDELDLLITRRALPGNEYGSLSSSSLAHLND; encoded by the coding sequence ATGAGTCGTGCTGAACAACTCACTATGGCGTGCTATGCCTGTGTGTACTTGCGTTATATGCGGGACGGGTCCCTTTTGCTGGCGCTGGTCGCCTGGGCTTGCGTTTCACTGGCAGAGTTCTTGGGAGGGTTGTTGGTGGTTCATCTACGGCGTACAGTGGAGAGCGGtgaggaagaaggtggTTTAGAGCCGCAAGTGGTCAAAGCAGTAGTGCGCAAGGGATTGTTGTACTTTCGTTGGTTATTATTGGGCCAAACGGTATATCTTGTGGCCAGTCACTGGAGGTACAAGCCGTCGGGACATCACCATTCTGTTGTAATGCCATTAATAGGGGACCTAGATGGTCCCGAAAGGTCTTCATGGGGCCTGTGGTTACTAGACGCAGCTATAACTGTGTTACAACTCGCGTTGTTGCACCGACAGTTACAACCACAGGTTAGATCGCACAAGTTGACCGTAACGCAATTACAAACACAACGATACGGGATCCTGGCACCACTGAGATTCGATTCATGGGACAATAGCGATGAACTGGACCTCTTAATCACACGAAGAGCGCTGCCGGGTAACGAATACGGGTCTTTAAGTTCAAGTTCTCTTGCTCATCTCAACGATTAG
- the MIM1 gene encoding Mim1p (similar to Saccharomyces cerevisiae MIM1 (YOL026C); ancestral locus Anc_7.119) → MEDVPKQALETVEAGAIGEPQNNEEVHQEGLFSGVLSFAQTCTINLVLPFVNGLMLGFGELLAHEIAWRKDFFHRTNAGYRIYPERRKLQAPKTEFL, encoded by the coding sequence ATGGAGGACGTTCCAAAGCAAGCATTGGAGACCGTAGAGGCCGGGGCCATTGGTGAGCCTCAGAACAACGAAGAAGTACACCAAGAGGGGCTTTTCAGCGGTGTCCTATCGTTCGCCCAAACATGTACCATCAACCTCGTCTTACCGTTTGTCAACGGTCTAATGCTTGGATTCGGTGAACTATTAGCCCATGAAATAGCTTGGCGTAAGGACTTCTTCCACAGGACCAATGCTGGTTACCGCATATACCCAGAAAGGCGCAAACTTCAAGCTCCCAAGACCGAATTCTTATAA